Proteins encoded by one window of Ursus arctos isolate Adak ecotype North America unplaced genomic scaffold, UrsArc2.0 scaffold_22, whole genome shotgun sequence:
- the LOC113259765 gene encoding olfactory receptor 145-like: MAPGNVSFVTEFILAGLTDLPDLQLPLFCLFLVMYVVTVLGNMGLITLIMLNSHLHTPMYFFLFNFSFIDLCYSSVFTPKMLTHFTSKKNIISYRGCMTQLYFFCFFAISEAYVLTSMAYDRYVAICNPLLYHVVMSPKVCSSLMLGSYLMAFSGAMAHTGCMLRLTFCDANTINHYLCDILPVLQLSCTSTYVNELVVFTVVGINVIVPSVTIFVSYGFILSSILRISSTEGRSKAFSTCSSHIVAVSLFFGSGAFMYLKPSSAGSMDEGKISSVFYTNVVPMMNPFIYSLRNKDVKLALRKTVSRSVF, encoded by the coding sequence ATGGCTCCTGGAAATGTTTCCTTTGTGACTGAATTCATTCTGGCGGGGCTCACAGACCTACCAGATCTCCAGCTCCCCCTTTTCTGCCTGTTTCTAGTCATGTATGTGGTCACTGTGTTGGGGAATATGGGCTTGATAACTCTAATCATGCTGAACTcacacctccacacccccatgtactttttcctcttcaatttttccTTCATAGATCTCTGTTATTCCTCTGTGTTTACACCCAAAATGCTGACTCACTTCACATCAAAGAAGAATATTATCTCCTACAGGGGATGTATGACCCagctttactttttctgtttttttgctatttctgAAGCTTATGTGCTGACATCAATGGCCtatgatcgctatgtggccatctgtaacccTCTTTTGTATCATGTTGTCATGTCCCCTAAAGTGTGTTCCAGCCTTATGCTTGGTTCATATTTGATGGCATTTTCGGGTGCCATGGCTCACACAGGATGCATGCTGAGACTGACCTTCTGTGATGCAAACACCATCAACCATTATTTATGTGATATCCTACCTGTGCTCCAGCTCTCCTGCACCAGCACCTATGTGAACGAGCTGGTGGTTTTCACTGTGGTGGGCATCAATGTGATTGTGCCCAGTGTCACCATCTTTGTCTCTTATGGTTTCATCCTCTCCAGCATCCTGCGCATCAGCTCCACTGAGGGCAGGTCCAAAGCCTTCAGCACCTGCAGCTCCCACATAGttgctgtttctcttttctttggatcAGGTGCATTTATGTATCTTAAACCATCTTCTGCTGGGTCTATGGATGAGGGGAAAATCTCCTCTGTCTTTTATACCAATGTGGTTCCCATGATGAACCCTTTCATTTACAGCTTGAGAAACAAAGATGTTAAACTTGCTCTGAGAAAAACTGTGAGTAGGAGTGTGTTTTGA
- the LOC113259766 gene encoding olfactory receptor 145-like: MDMGNSSLVTEFILVGLTKYSDIQLPLFFLFLGVYIVTVAGNMGLVTLIGLNSHFHTPMYYFLFNLSFIDLCYSSVITPKLLVNFVSELNTISYAGCMTQLFFYCFFVSAECYVLTVMAYDRYVAICKPLLYTVTMSPRVCSLLAVIVYVGAFIGAWAHTGCMLRLNFCDANTINHYMCDILPLLELSCTSTYINELVVLIVVGFDVGVPSLTIIVSYTFILASILRIRSTEGRSKAFSTCSSHIIVVSVFFGSGAFMYLHPSSVLSMDQGKVSTVFYTIVVPMLNPLIYSFRNKEVKVALKKSVNRKTFS, from the coding sequence ATGGATATGGGAAACAGTTCCTTAGTCACTGAGTTTATCCTTGTGGGTTTAACCAAATATTCAGATATCCAGCTgcccctgttctttcttttcctaggaGTCTACATTGTCACTGTGGCAGGAAACATGGGCTTGGTCACTCTAATTGGACTGAATTCTCACTTTCACACTCCCATGTACTACTTCCTCTTTAATTTATCCTTTATCGACCTCTGTTACTCTTCCGTCATCACCCCAAAACTGCTGGTAAACTTTGTGTCAGAGCTGAATACCATCTCCTATGCAGGTTGCATGACTCAGCTCTTTTTCTACTGCTTCTTTGTCAGTGCAGAGTGCTATGTATTGACAGTAATGGCCtatgatcgctatgtggccatttGCAAGCCCCTGCTGTATACAGTCACCATGTCCCCTCGGGTCTGTTCTCTGCTGGCTGTGATTGTATATGTGGGGGCATTTATTGGTGCCTGGGCCCACACAGGATGCATGCTGAGGCTGAACTTCTGTGATGCCAACACCATCAACCACTACATGTGTGACATCCTCCCCCTCCTGGAGCTCTCCTGCACAAGCACTTACATCAATGAACTGGTAGTTCTCATTGTTGTGGGCTTTGATGTCGGCGTGCCCAGCCTCACTATCATTGTCTCTTACACTTTCATCCTCGCCAGCATCCTTCGGATCCGTTCTACTGAAGGAAGGTCCAAAGCCTTCAGCACCTGTAGCTCACATATaattgttgtttctgttttctttgggtcAGGGGCATTCATGTATCTTCATCCTTCTTCTGTTTTGTCCATGGACCAGGGGAAAGTGTCCACTGTGTTCTATACCATTGTGGTGCCTATGCTCAATCCTCTGATCTATAGCTTTAGGAACAAGGAGGTTAAGGTTGCCCTGAAAAAAAGCGtgaatagaaaaacattttcctgA